One window from the genome of Acinetobacter sp. ANC 7912 encodes:
- a CDS encoding D-alanyl-D-alanine carboxypeptidase PBP6B, with product MKFITSLIATLCLLVSAISHAALLNINPESVEAEAWTILDSETGQTIASHNEDLQRAPASLTKMMVAYITLKEIQAGKLSKSEIITATPVVQMVMWDESQMYLKEGDQISVDQLLAGLIVMSANDAAVTLAEKISGSVPKFVERMNKEAQALGMTHTHFQNPAGVTMPEHYSTAADLAKLSQALVIQTPDYLGYSKQPSFTYNQRFHRATNLLLKMDPTVDGLKTGFTRAAGYNLAATAIRPSIEMNMPNRRLIVVVLGTKSGVKRAEVAHKLMNLAYIYTRNEVAVPSHQLLAELPVVKSTLKMFKVETKQPELITTSLYDQSYTIDLNQFDQSTQRIMLDTGNGVMQSIEPLRETQTHVNVEVKETKLTAPLAKVMQLATVNVYQNDQLIRTILIEDQVDLEEAGIFQRFFEWLFGLFSDNTTDVKLYPIGK from the coding sequence TTGAAATTTATCACCTCACTGATTGCGACATTGTGCCTGCTTGTGTCCGCAATTTCGCATGCTGCCCTACTGAATATCAATCCCGAAAGTGTTGAAGCCGAAGCCTGGACCATTCTGGATAGTGAAACCGGCCAGACCATTGCATCCCATAATGAAGACCTGCAACGTGCTCCAGCATCCCTGACCAAAATGATGGTGGCCTATATCACCTTGAAGGAAATTCAGGCAGGGAAATTAAGTAAAAGTGAAATAATTACTGCCACGCCAGTGGTGCAAATGGTGATGTGGGATGAATCCCAGATGTACCTGAAAGAAGGTGATCAGATTTCTGTAGATCAGCTGTTGGCAGGCTTGATTGTGATGTCAGCCAATGATGCAGCCGTCACCTTGGCAGAAAAAATCTCTGGCAGCGTACCGAAGTTTGTTGAACGCATGAACAAGGAAGCTCAAGCCCTGGGAATGACACATACCCATTTCCAGAATCCGGCTGGTGTGACCATGCCTGAGCACTACTCGACTGCTGCGGACTTGGCTAAGCTTTCACAAGCCTTGGTGATTCAAACCCCGGATTATTTGGGCTATTCCAAACAGCCAAGTTTTACTTACAACCAGCGTTTCCACCGTGCCACCAACCTGTTGCTCAAAATGGACCCAACCGTCGATGGCCTAAAAACTGGTTTTACCCGCGCAGCAGGTTATAACCTTGCAGCAACTGCGATCCGTCCAAGCATCGAAATGAATATGCCGAACCGTCGCCTGATCGTGGTGGTATTAGGAACTAAAAGCGGTGTAAAACGTGCCGAAGTCGCACATAAGCTAATGAACCTGGCTTATATCTATACACGTAATGAAGTCGCTGTACCTAGTCATCAGCTGCTAGCAGAACTGCCGGTGGTGAAATCTACCCTGAAAATGTTCAAGGTCGAAACCAAGCAGCCCGAACTAATCACCACATCCCTGTATGACCAGAGCTATACCATTGACCTGAATCAATTTGACCAGTCGACTCAACGTATCATGCTGGATACCGGTAATGGTGTCATGCAAAGCATTGAGCCACTGCGTGAAACTCAAACTCACGTAAATGTCGAAGTCAAAGAAACCAAGCTAACAGCACCATTGGCTAAAGTTATGCAACTGGCAACCGTAAATGTCTACCAGAATGACCAGCTGATCCGTACCATTCTGATTGAAGATCAGGTCGACCTTGAAGAAGCGGGTATTTTCCAGAGATTCTTTGAATGGTTATTTGGTCTGTTTTCTGACAATACAACTGATGTGAAGCTTTATCCGATCGGAAAATAA